In Electrophorus electricus isolate fEleEle1 chromosome 14, fEleEle1.pri, whole genome shotgun sequence, a single window of DNA contains:
- the LOC113586110 gene encoding ras-related protein Rab-37 isoform X2: protein MEPHAGGSRSSAVQDETVTHKTILVGDSGVGKTSLLVQFDQGKFIPGSFSATVGIGFTNKDVTVGDARVKLQIWDTAGQERFRSVTHAYYRDAHALLLLYDITSKSSFDNIRTDMASGRVVKREDGEKLAREYGVIFMETSAKTGINVDLAFATVAKELIGRSSDLPHEPKFRIRDTAEVKKRETECCFFT from the exons ATGGAGCCGCACGCGGGAGGCTCGCGGAGCAGCGCGGTGCAGGACGAGACCGTGACGCACAAG ACTATCCTggtgggagacagtggtgtggGGAAGACGTCTCTGCTGGTGCAGTTTGACCAGGGGAAGTTCATCCCTGGCTCTTTCTCTGCTACCGTGGGCATTGGCTTTACG AATAAAGATGTCACTGTGGGGGATGCGAGAGTGAAATTGCAG ATCTGGGACACGGCGGGACAGGAGCGATTCCGCAGTGTCACCCATGCATACTACAGAGACGCTCACG CTCTCCTGTTGTTGTATGACATCACCAGCAAGTCGTCATTTGACAACATCAGG ACTGATATGGCTAGTGGCAGAGTGGTCAAACGTGAGGATGGAGAGAAACTGGCTAGG GAGTATGGTGTCATATTCATGGAGACCAGTGCTAAGACTGGCATCAATGTGGACTTAGCGTTCGCGACTGTGGCTAA GGAGCTGATCGGTCGATCCTCCGATCTGCCCCATGAGCCAAAGTTCCGCATCCGTGACACCGCAGAGGTGAAAAAGCGAGAGACGGAATGCTGCTTTTTCACGTAG
- the LOC113586110 gene encoding ras-related protein Rab-37 isoform X1 — protein sequence MEPHAGGSRSSAVQDETVTHKTILVGDSGVGKTSLLVQFDQGKFIPGSFSATVGIGFTNKDVTVGDARVKLQIWDTAGQERFRSVTHAYYRDAHALLLLYDITSKSSFDNIRAWLTEIHEYAQSDVVIMLLGNKTDMASGRVVKREDGEKLAREYGVIFMETSAKTGINVDLAFATVAKELIGRSSDLPHEPKFRIRDTAEVKKRETECCFFT from the exons ATGGAGCCGCACGCGGGAGGCTCGCGGAGCAGCGCGGTGCAGGACGAGACCGTGACGCACAAG ACTATCCTggtgggagacagtggtgtggGGAAGACGTCTCTGCTGGTGCAGTTTGACCAGGGGAAGTTCATCCCTGGCTCTTTCTCTGCTACCGTGGGCATTGGCTTTACG AATAAAGATGTCACTGTGGGGGATGCGAGAGTGAAATTGCAG ATCTGGGACACGGCGGGACAGGAGCGATTCCGCAGTGTCACCCATGCATACTACAGAGACGCTCACG CTCTCCTGTTGTTGTATGACATCACCAGCAAGTCGTCATTTGACAACATCAGG GCATGGCTTACAGAGATCCATGAATATGCACAGAGTGATGTGGTCATTATGTTGCTTGGCAACAAG ACTGATATGGCTAGTGGCAGAGTGGTCAAACGTGAGGATGGAGAGAAACTGGCTAGG GAGTATGGTGTCATATTCATGGAGACCAGTGCTAAGACTGGCATCAATGTGGACTTAGCGTTCGCGACTGTGGCTAA GGAGCTGATCGGTCGATCCTCCGATCTGCCCCATGAGCCAAAGTTCCGCATCCGTGACACCGCAGAGGTGAAAAAGCGAGAGACGGAATGCTGCTTTTTCACGTAG